The Alteripontixanthobacter sp. genome has a window encoding:
- the tsaB gene encoding tRNA (adenosine(37)-N6)-threonylcarbamoyltransferase complex dimerization subunit type 1 TsaB, which produces MRTLAIDCATEACSVALFDGDALLAHDHRVLGRGHAERLVPMIADLPGKGHAERILVSRGPGSFTGVRIGIATARALGVAWSAGVFGYPTLGLVAAIARAQAGPQPVSVAMAGGHGEWFFQTFDAEGTPALLPQSLKPAAAIANAEELVAGTRATELVEQRGSGNASPLHPDARFALALPPESITADVSAIYGRPPDAKPANAKPAT; this is translated from the coding sequence ATGAGAACGCTTGCGATAGATTGCGCGACCGAAGCCTGTTCGGTCGCCCTGTTCGATGGGGATGCTCTGCTGGCGCATGATCACCGCGTGCTGGGGCGCGGCCATGCCGAACGGCTGGTTCCCATGATCGCCGATCTGCCCGGCAAGGGACACGCCGAGCGCATTCTCGTCTCGCGCGGTCCGGGTAGTTTCACCGGCGTGCGGATCGGAATTGCAACCGCGCGCGCGTTGGGCGTGGCGTGGAGCGCGGGAGTTTTCGGCTACCCCACCCTCGGCCTCGTCGCGGCGATTGCCCGCGCACAGGCCGGGCCGCAGCCAGTATCGGTGGCGATGGCGGGCGGGCATGGTGAATGGTTTTTCCAGACATTCGATGCCGAAGGAACGCCGGCCCTGCTTCCGCAATCGTTAAAGCCCGCCGCTGCCATCGCCAACGCCGAGGAGTTGGTGGCTGGCACGCGCGCGACGGAATTGGTCGAACAACGCGGCTCGGGCAACGCGTCGCCGCTCCACCCCGATGCGCGCTTCGCGCTCGCCCTGCCGCCGGAGAGCATCACCGCAGACGTATCGGCGATCTATGGCCGCCCCCCGGATGCAAAGCCTGCCAATGCCAAACCCGCCACATGA
- a CDS encoding NifU family protein → MFIETETTPNPASLKFLPGQPVMTSGTREFASPEAAEASPLAQALFDTGEIVNVFFGGDFISVTAAPGVAWPDLKPQVVAILLDHFVSQAPLFAVGSAGAISVPAEDDMVVEDDPANADIVTQINELLETRVRPAVAGDGGDIAYRGFKDGIVYLTLQGACSGCPSSTATLKHGIEGLLKHYVPEVVEVRAA, encoded by the coding sequence ATGTTCATAGAAACCGAAACCACGCCCAATCCCGCCAGCCTGAAGTTCCTTCCGGGCCAGCCGGTCATGACCTCCGGCACGCGCGAATTCGCCTCGCCCGAGGCGGCAGAGGCATCGCCGCTGGCGCAGGCTCTGTTCGATACGGGCGAGATCGTGAACGTGTTCTTCGGCGGCGATTTCATCTCGGTGACCGCCGCGCCTGGCGTAGCTTGGCCCGATCTCAAGCCGCAAGTGGTGGCGATCCTGCTCGACCACTTCGTTTCGCAGGCACCGCTATTCGCAGTGGGCAGCGCGGGCGCCATTTCGGTCCCGGCGGAAGACGATATGGTGGTGGAAGACGATCCGGCCAATGCCGATATCGTCACCCAGATCAACGAACTGCTCGAAACCCGTGTGCGCCCGGCCGTTGCCGGCGATGGCGGCGACATCGCCTATCGCGGGTTCAAGGACGGGATCGTTTACCTGACATTGCAGGGCGCCTGTTCGGGTTGCCCGTCTTCCACCGCCACGCTGAAGCACGGTATCGAAGGTTTGCTGAAACATTATGTGCCGGAGGTCGTTGAAGTCCGCGCAGCCTGA
- the egtB gene encoding ergothioneine biosynthesis protein EgtB, with protein MPEPQLETSSGPDVPLSQAFRATRELTEALAAPLSDADATLQSMEDASPAKWHLAHTTWFFETFLLRDHSPGYTLFDEQFPFLFNSYYEAEGERIGRFARGMLSRPTLDQIRDWRAHVDAAMADLLDDPERAELVALGIAHEQQHQELLLTDIKHALFQNPLGPAMWALSAVAAQGHDPNWHSHPGGIALIGHHGDSFAYDNEGPRHRVLLEPFALRTALVTNAEWDQFIADGGYRDARLWLSDGWAWVNSEKIERPLYWRADEQFTHGGWQTRDPNAPVTHISYFEADAFATWAGARLPTEFEWEALARSGEGDDFSADGGNQLDGAAALLPRGGASMFGDCWQFTRSAYLPYPRFEPAPGAVGEYNGKFMCGQVVLKGASCATARGHSRASYRNFFYPHQRWQFTGLRLAKDI; from the coding sequence TTGCCAGAGCCCCAGCTCGAAACATCGTCCGGCCCCGATGTTCCATTGTCGCAGGCATTCAGGGCTACTCGCGAGCTGACTGAGGCGCTGGCGGCACCGCTTTCCGATGCGGATGCCACGCTGCAATCGATGGAAGATGCCTCGCCTGCCAAGTGGCATCTTGCGCATACGACGTGGTTTTTCGAAACATTCCTGCTGCGCGACCATTCGCCCGGTTACACGCTGTTCGACGAGCAATTCCCGTTCCTGTTCAACAGCTATTACGAGGCGGAGGGGGAGCGGATCGGCCGCTTCGCCCGCGGAATGCTGTCGCGCCCCACACTGGATCAAATCCGCGATTGGCGCGCGCATGTCGATGCGGCGATGGCCGATCTGCTGGACGATCCGGAGCGGGCCGAACTGGTCGCGCTGGGCATCGCGCATGAACAGCAGCACCAGGAATTGCTGCTGACAGATATCAAGCATGCGCTGTTCCAGAACCCGCTCGGCCCGGCCATGTGGGCTCTGTCCGCCGTTGCAGCGCAAGGGCATGATCCGAACTGGCATTCCCACCCAGGCGGAATCGCCTTGATCGGCCATCACGGGGACAGCTTCGCCTATGATAATGAAGGCCCGCGCCACCGTGTCCTGCTCGAACCGTTCGCACTTCGCACGGCCCTCGTGACGAATGCCGAATGGGATCAGTTCATCGCCGATGGCGGCTACCGCGATGCCCGCCTTTGGCTGTCGGACGGCTGGGCCTGGGTAAATTCGGAAAAGATAGAGCGCCCGCTCTATTGGCGCGCGGATGAACAATTTACCCATGGCGGCTGGCAGACCCGCGATCCGAACGCACCGGTAACCCACATTTCCTATTTCGAAGCGGATGCCTTTGCCACTTGGGCGGGTGCGCGCTTGCCCACCGAATTCGAATGGGAGGCTTTGGCGCGCAGCGGTGAGGGAGACGATTTCAGCGCCGATGGGGGCAACCAGCTGGACGGGGCTGCCGCGCTGCTGCCTCGTGGAGGCGCTTCCATGTTCGGCGATTGCTGGCAGTTCACCCGTTCCGCCTATCTGCCCTATCCCCGCTTCGAGCCTGCGCCGGGTGCGGTGGGTGAATATAACGGGAAGTTCATGTGCGGGCAGGTGGTGCTGAAAGGCGCCAGCTGCGCCACGGCGCGCGGCCATTCGCGCGCCTCCTATCGCAACTTCTTCTATCCGCACCAACGCTGGCAATTCACCGGCCTCAGGCTGGCCAAGGATATCTGA
- a CDS encoding Fur family transcriptional regulator, translating to MQNKIDLEQLCAERGLRITDQRRVIAKVLSDSDDHPDVEKLHERANAIDPKISIATVYRTVRLFEEAGILDRHDFGDGRARYEAAPEAHHDHLIDVESGKVVEFVDPELEALQKVIAERLGYRLVDHRMELYGVKLDRESE from the coding sequence TTGCAGAACAAAATCGATCTCGAACAATTATGCGCCGAACGCGGCTTGCGTATTACGGACCAGCGCCGCGTTATCGCCAAGGTGCTGTCCGATAGCGACGATCACCCCGACGTGGAAAAGCTCCACGAGCGGGCCAATGCGATCGATCCGAAGATCTCTATCGCCACGGTCTATCGCACCGTGCGGCTGTTCGAAGAGGCAGGGATCCTGGACCGCCATGATTTCGGCGACGGTCGGGCCCGTTACGAAGCTGCGCCCGAGGCGCATCACGACCATCTGATCGATGTGGAAAGCGGCAAGGTGGTGGAATTCGTCGATCCGGAGCTTGAGGCGCTGCAGAAAGTCATCGCCGAACGGCTCGGTTACCGGCTGGTCGATCACCGAATGGAATTATACGGCGTCAAGCTGGACCGCGAAAGCGAATGA
- a CDS encoding GNAT family N-acetyltransferase — protein MMDDIDHIMRIMDASFDPAWGEAWNRRQVTDSLSMSHTHCRLVDSGGEPYVSGNVEANPAGFFLVRAAPGEEELLLVAVCPDQRGQGLGATLLELFASDAKNRGAQRIFLEMRENNPAISVYRRAGFEAIGRRPNYYRCAGGGFIDAVTFARQL, from the coding sequence ATGATGGACGATATCGATCACATAATGCGCATCATGGATGCTTCATTCGATCCAGCTTGGGGTGAGGCTTGGAACCGCAGGCAGGTAACCGATTCGCTGTCGATGTCGCATACGCATTGCCGATTGGTCGATTCAGGCGGCGAACCTTACGTTTCCGGCAATGTCGAAGCCAACCCTGCAGGTTTTTTTCTGGTACGCGCAGCCCCCGGTGAAGAGGAGCTGTTGCTGGTCGCGGTTTGCCCGGACCAGCGCGGGCAAGGGTTGGGCGCTACGCTACTCGAACTGTTCGCAAGCGATGCAAAAAACCGCGGGGCGCAGCGCATATTTCTGGAAATGCGGGAGAATAACCCGGCAATCTCCGTGTATCGCAGGGCAGGGTTCGAAGCCATCGGACGGCGTCCAAACTATTACCGCTGCGCCGGTGGCGGATTCATCGACGCCGTAACATTCGCCCGCCAGCTATAG
- a CDS encoding 3-deoxy-7-phosphoheptulonate synthase class II → MAHNWQPDSWKSHEARHLPRYEDAAALQSAEDMLANYPPLVFAGEARALKADLAEVAEGKAFLLQGGDCAESFAEFHPNNIRDTFRVILQMAVALTFASKRPVVKVGRMAGQFAKPRSSDTETQGDVTLPSYFGDNVNSIEFTAEGRATDPARMVSAYSQAAATLNLLRAFAGGGYANLRQVHQWTLDFMGRSPWADKFAQTADRIGEALDFMEACGIDPETVPQLQATSFYTSHEALLLPYEQALTRRDSLTGDWYDTSAHMVWIGDRTRFDGSAHIEFARGIGNPLGMKCGPSLEPDALLRLLDTLNPAREAGRITLISRFGHDQVEAGLPKLLRAVEREGHPVVWSCDPMHGNVVKSESGYKTRPFDRILAEVKGFFAVHRAEGTHPGGIHIEMTGQDVTECVGGAVAITDEGLRDRYHTHCDPRLNAAQSLELAFLLAEMLNEEAGAGGSGRQANAA, encoded by the coding sequence GTGGCACATAATTGGCAACCCGATAGCTGGAAATCGCACGAGGCGCGGCATTTGCCGCGTTACGAGGATGCAGCAGCGCTCCAATCGGCCGAAGATATGCTGGCCAACTATCCGCCGCTGGTCTTTGCCGGCGAAGCGCGGGCGTTGAAGGCCGATCTGGCCGAAGTGGCCGAGGGCAAGGCGTTCCTGCTGCAAGGCGGCGACTGCGCCGAAAGTTTCGCCGAGTTCCACCCGAACAATATCCGCGACACCTTCCGCGTGATCCTGCAAATGGCGGTGGCGCTGACCTTCGCCAGCAAGCGTCCGGTGGTGAAAGTGGGCCGGATGGCGGGGCAGTTCGCCAAGCCGCGCAGCAGCGATACCGAAACGCAAGGCGACGTGACCCTGCCGAGTTATTTCGGTGACAACGTCAACAGTATCGAATTTACCGCCGAAGGCCGCGCGACCGACCCGGCGCGCATGGTCAGCGCCTATAGCCAGGCGGCTGCAACGCTCAACCTGCTGCGCGCCTTTGCAGGCGGCGGCTATGCCAATTTGCGGCAGGTCCACCAGTGGACGCTCGATTTCATGGGCCGCAGCCCGTGGGCGGACAAGTTTGCGCAGACCGCCGACCGGATTGGCGAAGCGCTCGATTTCATGGAAGCGTGCGGGATCGATCCCGAAACCGTGCCGCAATTGCAGGCCACCAGCTTCTACACCAGTCACGAGGCGCTGCTGCTGCCTTACGAACAGGCGCTTACCCGGCGCGACAGCCTGACCGGCGACTGGTACGATACCAGCGCCCATATGGTGTGGATCGGCGACCGCACGCGCTTCGACGGCAGTGCCCATATCGAATTTGCGCGCGGCATCGGCAATCCGCTCGGCATGAAATGCGGGCCCAGCCTCGAACCCGATGCATTGCTGCGCCTGCTCGATACGCTCAACCCTGCGCGCGAGGCGGGGCGGATTACACTGATCAGCCGCTTTGGCCATGACCAGGTGGAAGCCGGTCTGCCGAAATTGCTGCGCGCGGTGGAGCGCGAAGGCCATCCGGTGGTGTGGTCCTGCGATCCGATGCACGGCAATGTCGTGAAATCGGAAAGCGGCTACAAGACCCGTCCGTTCGACCGTATCCTGGCCGAAGTGAAGGGTTTTTTCGCGGTACACCGCGCCGAAGGCACCCATCCCGGCGGTATCCATATCGAGATGACCGGGCAGGATGTGACCGAATGCGTCGGCGGCGCAGTGGCGATTACCGACGAAGGGCTGCGCGATCGCTATCACACGCATTGCGACCCGCGTCTTAACGCCGCGCAATCGCTGGAACTGGCGTTTCTGTTGGCCGAAATGCTCAATGAAGAGGCGGGTGCCGGGGGCAGCGGGCGGCAGGCAAACGCCGCCTGA
- a CDS encoding insulinase family protein: MTMFPRAIRHFALLLPLALLTAPAAAQKNVQPTQPASLQIGDETPWIYEGSDVPRDKEWLWGEMANGVRYAVRRNGVPPGQVSIRVRVDAGSLHERDNEQGYAHLIEHLLFRESQYLPAGEAIATWQRLGATFGSDTNAETSPTHTVLKLDLPGVTPSSLDESFRLISGMIREPALSDANLVADVPIVLAEKRERGGAAQRTAEASRQTLFAGQRLAERAPIGTVETLQGATAESVRAFYERWYRPENTVIVAAGDIDPVRLAELIEQYFGDWSAPGTAAAAPDFGDPTAPQGADPGNPVGETTVLVEPDLPRSFTYAIMRPWRPVQDTIVYNEGLLMDSLAQALINRRLESRARGGGSYLYAQVRQDDVSRSTDATFVSFAPLTEDWQAALTDVRGVIADARTTPPTQEEIERELAEFEVAFASSVEQRAVMAGSELADTVVQAVDIRETVAAPEVVLDVFRSMRSKVTPSALLERTNALFEGAVIRSVYVTPAVGEADAGAVRIALADEVAADGSARLAAQSVSFEDLPPIGEPGEVVAAAPLGVLGIEQVELSNGVRALLWSNNAEPGRVAVRVQFGSGWRAFDADTAPYAALGEMALVGSGVGELGQEELDRISTGRKMGFDFAIDDAVFTFNAQTRAADLADQLYLFAAKLGMPRWDENPVIRAQAASRIAYESYASSPSGLLTRDLEYLLRARDPRFLTPDPAAIASTTPEGFREVWGPLLRQGPIEVMIFGEFDRNETLAALERTFGALPEREPIPAQVLAKTPDFPAAGEASVLNHRGDATQAAAVIAWPTGGGVMDLRESRQLEILTQLFNNRLLDEMRERAGASYSPQVVSDWPVELDEGGTITAIAQLKPEDVPVFFAAADTIANDLAVNPPTRDELERVTEPLRQLISRASTGNGFWMFQLEGATFDPRRIGMLNSLLNDYSLTTPERMQALARKYLAARPGWRLAVIPEGQELARTVPSSGGAATGR; this comes from the coding sequence ATGACGATGTTTCCACGTGCCATCAGGCACTTCGCGCTGCTCCTTCCTCTGGCCCTGCTGACCGCTCCCGCAGCGGCGCAGAAGAATGTCCAGCCCACGCAGCCGGCCTCCTTACAGATCGGCGATGAAACGCCGTGGATTTACGAAGGCAGCGATGTCCCGCGCGACAAGGAATGGCTGTGGGGCGAAATGGCTAACGGCGTGCGCTATGCCGTGCGCCGCAACGGTGTGCCGCCGGGCCAGGTTTCCATCCGGGTGCGGGTCGATGCCGGATCGCTGCATGAACGCGATAATGAGCAGGGCTATGCCCATCTGATCGAGCACTTGCTGTTCCGCGAAAGCCAATATCTGCCTGCGGGCGAGGCCATCGCGACCTGGCAGCGGCTGGGCGCGACTTTCGGCAGCGATACCAATGCCGAAACCAGCCCGACCCATACGGTGCTCAAGCTGGACCTGCCGGGTGTGACACCTTCGAGTCTGGATGAAAGCTTCCGCCTGATCAGCGGCATGATCCGCGAACCGGCGCTCAGCGACGCCAACCTCGTCGCAGACGTGCCGATCGTGCTGGCCGAGAAGCGCGAACGCGGCGGCGCGGCGCAGCGCACAGCAGAAGCATCGCGCCAGACTTTGTTTGCGGGGCAGAGATTGGCCGAGCGCGCCCCCATCGGCACAGTCGAGACCTTGCAGGGCGCCACCGCGGAATCCGTCCGCGCGTTTTACGAACGCTGGTACCGCCCGGAAAACACGGTAATCGTAGCCGCCGGCGATATCGATCCGGTGCGCTTGGCCGAGCTGATCGAGCAATATTTCGGCGACTGGAGCGCGCCCGGCACTGCGGCCGCCGCGCCCGATTTCGGCGATCCCACCGCGCCGCAGGGGGCCGATCCCGGCAACCCGGTAGGCGAGACGACAGTGCTGGTCGAGCCCGACCTGCCCCGCAGCTTCACCTACGCCATCATGCGCCCTTGGCGCCCGGTGCAGGATACCATCGTTTACAATGAAGGCCTGCTGATGGACTCGCTCGCGCAGGCGCTGATCAATAGGCGGCTGGAATCCCGGGCGCGCGGCGGCGGTTCCTATCTCTATGCGCAGGTGCGGCAGGACGATGTGAGCCGTTCCACCGATGCAACCTTCGTCAGCTTTGCGCCCTTGACCGAGGACTGGCAGGCAGCTTTGACCGATGTGCGCGGGGTGATCGCCGATGCGCGTACCACGCCGCCGACACAGGAAGAGATCGAGCGCGAACTGGCCGAATTCGAAGTCGCCTTCGCCAGCTCCGTGGAACAACGGGCGGTCATGGCCGGGTCCGAATTGGCCGACACGGTGGTCCAAGCGGTCGATATTCGCGAAACCGTGGCCGCGCCCGAAGTGGTGCTCGACGTATTTCGCTCGATGCGTTCCAAGGTAACGCCTTCCGCACTGCTCGAACGCACGAATGCTCTGTTCGAAGGGGCGGTCATCCGCTCGGTCTATGTCACTCCTGCCGTGGGTGAGGCCGATGCCGGGGCAGTCCGCATAGCGCTGGCCGATGAAGTCGCCGCCGATGGCAGCGCCCGGCTGGCGGCGCAGAGCGTGTCGTTCGAGGATTTGCCTCCGATTGGCGAGCCGGGAGAAGTGGTTGCCGCTGCACCGCTCGGTGTGCTCGGTATCGAGCAGGTCGAGCTATCCAACGGTGTGCGCGCCCTGCTGTGGTCCAACAATGCGGAACCGGGCCGCGTGGCGGTCCGCGTGCAGTTCGGCTCCGGCTGGCGGGCATTCGATGCGGATACCGCGCCCTACGCTGCGCTGGGCGAGATGGCCCTTGTCGGCAGCGGTGTCGGTGAGCTGGGGCAGGAGGAGCTCGACCGGATCTCCACAGGGCGCAAGATGGGTTTCGATTTTGCGATCGACGATGCGGTATTCACATTCAACGCACAGACCCGCGCGGCAGACCTTGCCGACCAGCTGTATCTGTTCGCAGCCAAGCTGGGGATGCCGCGCTGGGACGAAAACCCGGTGATCCGCGCGCAGGCTGCGAGCCGAATTGCTTATGAAAGCTATGCCTCCAGCCCATCGGGCCTGCTGACCCGCGATCTGGAATATTTGCTGAGGGCGCGCGATCCGCGTTTCCTGACGCCCGACCCGGCAGCCATCGCCTCCACCACGCCGGAAGGTTTCCGCGAGGTGTGGGGGCCGCTGCTGCGCCAGGGGCCGATCGAGGTGATGATTTTCGGTGAATTCGACCGGAATGAAACGCTGGCTGCACTGGAGCGGACGTTCGGCGCCTTGCCCGAACGCGAGCCCATTCCGGCGCAGGTTCTGGCCAAGACTCCCGATTTCCCGGCAGCCGGCGAAGCAAGCGTGCTCAACCATCGCGGCGATGCGACGCAGGCTGCCGCAGTGATTGCCTGGCCGACCGGCGGCGGGGTGATGGATTTGCGCGAATCGCGCCAGCTGGAAATCCTCACCCAGCTGTTCAACAACCGCCTGCTGGACGAAATGCGGGAACGGGCAGGCGCGTCCTATTCGCCGCAAGTCGTGTCCGATTGGCCGGTGGAGCTGGACGAAGGCGGCACGATCACTGCCATTGCACAGCTCAAACCGGAAGATGTGCCGGTGTTCTTCGCCGCAGCCGATACGATTGCCAACGATCTGGCGGTCAATCCGCCCACGCGGGACGAATTGGAACGCGTTACCGAGCCGCTGCGCCAATTGATTAGCCGCGCCTCCACCGGAAACGGGTTCTGGATGTTCCAGCTGGAAGGAGCGACTTTCGATCCGCGCCGCATCGGCATGCTGAATTCGCTGCTCAACGATTATTCGCTGACCACCCCGGAACGCATGCAGGCCCTGGCGCGCAAATACCTCGCCGCCCGGCCCGGCTGGCGTCTGGCGGTGATCCCCGAAGGGCAGGAATTGGCGCGCACCGTGCCGAGTTCGGGAGGCGCGGCCACGGGACGGTAA
- the egtD gene encoding L-histidine N(alpha)-methyltransferase, with translation MTDKQGLALVDLDEDGVDRAFRADVLTGLRQPQKAVPARWLYDDAGSQLFEDITQIPEYYPTRAETEILEDREHDFAEAIGPGRAVVEFGSGSSVKTPLLLRAIDPAAYVPLDIAGDFLRAAAADLQEKFPALPIYPVEADFMREVALPEAVADMPKLGFFPGSTIGNMVPRTATDLLRTMRATLGESSKLLIGMDLIKQPDVLEAAYDDAGGVTAEFNLNLARRINRELGGSIPVETFTHVARWNDDFARVEMHLEARQDVNFEVSGEAFEMAQGDTIHTENSHKFSRHSSATLLMAGGWTPVQRWLDKEQRFSVILAEATIPRSAP, from the coding sequence ATGACTGACAAACAGGGTTTGGCCCTCGTCGATCTGGACGAGGATGGGGTGGACCGCGCCTTTCGCGCCGATGTGCTGACAGGGCTGCGGCAACCGCAAAAGGCTGTTCCGGCGCGCTGGCTGTATGACGATGCCGGATCGCAATTGTTCGAGGATATCACGCAGATACCCGAATATTACCCGACGCGTGCGGAAACCGAGATATTGGAGGACCGCGAGCACGACTTTGCCGAGGCGATCGGGCCGGGCAGGGCGGTGGTCGAATTTGGCTCCGGCTCTTCGGTAAAGACGCCGCTATTGCTCCGGGCGATCGATCCCGCCGCTTACGTCCCGCTCGATATTGCAGGCGATTTCCTGCGCGCTGCGGCGGCCGATTTGCAGGAGAAGTTTCCCGCTCTACCGATCTACCCGGTCGAAGCGGATTTCATGCGCGAGGTCGCTCTGCCCGAAGCTGTGGCGGATATGCCAAAGCTGGGCTTCTTCCCCGGCTCCACCATCGGCAACATGGTGCCGCGCACCGCAACCGATTTGCTGCGCACGATGCGGGCGACGCTGGGGGAAAGCTCCAAGCTGCTGATCGGCATGGATCTGATCAAGCAGCCGGACGTTCTGGAAGCGGCTTATGACGATGCCGGCGGGGTGACCGCGGAGTTCAATCTGAACCTGGCGCGCCGGATCAACCGCGAACTGGGTGGCAGCATTCCGGTCGAGACCTTTACCCACGTGGCGCGCTGGAACGACGATTTTGCGCGGGTCGAGATGCATCTGGAAGCGCGGCAGGACGTAAACTTCGAGGTGTCGGGAGAAGCCTTCGAAATGGCGCAAGGCGACACTATCCATACCGAAAACAGCCACAAATTCAGTCGTCACAGTTCGGCAACGCTGCTGATGGCCGGCGGCTGGACGCCTGTGCAACGTTGGCTGGACAAGGAGCAGCGCTTCTCGGTCATTCTGGCCGAAGCCACCATTCCGCGCAGCGCGCCTTGA
- a CDS encoding MucR family transcriptional regulator, translating into MEDFNTDMKETLITLTSDIVAAHVSNNNVDVDAVPGLITSIFGALSGLGNEGEEEDPRPDPAVSIRASVKKDHIVCLEDGKKMKMLKRHLMTEHGMTPDEYRARWELSADYPMVAPDYAETRRDLAKKIGLGRKPGQKRGRKKKTA; encoded by the coding sequence ATGGAAGACTTCAATACAGATATGAAAGAAACGCTTATTACGCTGACGTCGGACATCGTCGCTGCGCATGTGAGCAACAACAATGTCGATGTGGACGCAGTACCGGGGCTGATTACCAGCATTTTCGGCGCTCTGTCCGGTCTCGGCAATGAAGGTGAGGAAGAAGACCCCCGGCCCGATCCGGCGGTTTCCATCCGCGCCTCGGTCAAGAAAGACCACATCGTTTGCCTGGAAGATGGCAAGAAGATGAAAATGCTCAAACGTCACTTGATGACCGAGCATGGCATGACTCCGGACGAATATCGCGCGAGATGGGAACTGTCCGCAGATTACCCCATGGTCGCACCGGACTATGCCGAAACCCGCCGCGATCTTGCCAAAAAGATCGGGCTGGGTCGCAAGCCGGGGCAGAAGCGCGGTCGCAAGAAGAAAACCGCCTGA
- a CDS encoding malonic semialdehyde reductase: protein MTKQFHDNHLSADALDQLFREARSYNGWLDKEVSEDQLHAIYELTKMGPTSANMQPGRFVWCHSQESKDRLAQYASEGNVEKVKTAPVCVIIGYDIDFHEQLPWLFPHADAKSWFEGDEDGRIEGAKRNSALQGAYLMLAARSLGLDCGPMSGVDLDKVTDDFFADQPRVKADWICSIGYGDRTTIFDRSPRPDFDKFNTIA, encoded by the coding sequence ATGACCAAGCAATTCCACGACAACCATCTGTCCGCCGACGCACTCGACCAGCTGTTCCGCGAGGCGCGCAGCTATAATGGCTGGCTGGACAAGGAAGTCTCGGAAGATCAGCTGCACGCAATTTACGAACTGACTAAGATGGGTCCGACTTCGGCCAATATGCAGCCCGGGCGATTTGTCTGGTGTCATTCGCAAGAATCGAAGGACCGCCTGGCGCAATATGCCAGCGAAGGTAATGTCGAGAAGGTCAAGACCGCACCGGTCTGCGTGATTATCGGCTACGATATCGATTTTCACGAACAGCTGCCTTGGCTGTTCCCCCATGCCGATGCGAAAAGCTGGTTCGAAGGCGACGAAGACGGCCGGATCGAGGGTGCCAAGCGTAATTCTGCACTGCAGGGTGCCTATCTGATGTTGGCGGCCCGTTCGCTCGGGCTGGATTGCGGCCCGATGTCGGGGGTCGATCTGGACAAGGTGACGGACGATTTCTTCGCCGATCAACCGCGCGTAAAGGCGGACTGGATCTGCTCTATCGGATATGGCGACAGGACAACGATTTTCGATCGCAGTCCGCGTCCCGATTTCGACAAGTTCAACACCATCGCCTGA